Within the Fibrobacter sp. genome, the region CAGCTGGAAAGCCGGAAAAGAAGGCGAATCCCGCTATGGCGACTCCGTCACCACCAACTGCTACGTGTTTGAAAATGGCGCCTGGCGTAGCGCCAACGATTCCGACTGTAGCCTGGAACTGGACGGTTGTACCGATGCCAAGGAAGGGACTGTCGGAAAGGGCAGCGACAAGAGCTGGTACATTTGCAAGGACAACAGCTGGGAAGAAGCCTCCACTATGGAGAAAGACACCTACGGCTGGAAGGACGCTTCCGAAGGCGACATCAAGAAAGGCGACGTGACGGACACCGTCTATGTGTTCAACGGCAAGAAATGGAGTGTCGCAGACGAAATCGAATCCGTGCTGGGCGGTTGCGTGAAGGCTACGGCAGATTCTGTAGGTAAGGTTAAAAACATCTGGTATATCTGCAAGGGCGGCGAATGGACCGAAGCCAAGCAAATCGAATACGACACCTACGGCTGGGAAGCGGGCAAAGACGGAGACGCCAAACAAGGCGATGTTTACAGCAGCACCTGCTATGTCTATGACGGCGACGCCTGGCGCCAGGGCGACTACAATGATTGCAATCTGGGCATGGGCGGATGCACGAAGGCTCGCAAGAACGAAGAACAGACCAAGGATGGCAAGAAATACGTTTGCTCGGAGTCCTCTGGAAACTACTATTGGAAAGGTGGTGTTATTACTGATGTTTCCCAGGCTGATGGAACTTGCTCCCCCAGCAAGACCAGCATCTACAAGGGCGAAACGGTAAATTGGGTATTCACGCCGGCAACGCTTGCTAGTGGTAGCTCTGTAACCGAAGTAATGGAATATCTGAATTTTGTTAAAAGTCTCACTTGCGACTGGACATTGAATGGCGCCGCCCCGGCATCTTCTAGCGGCAAGTGCGGTTCCGACGGAAAGACAGCGACTGCAACATACTCAACCACCGGGACCTTCTCCGCCTCGGTCAAACTGGGAGAAAAGACAATCAACTGCGGAAGCGTGCAGGTGACTGGCGCTCCGCTGACAGGTTGCACCTGTGAAGCCAGCGAACCCACCCCGGATGTTGCTGATGGTGCCGTAACCGTCACCTGGACCGTAAGCGGATGCCACGCCCTTGCAGACATCGCTTCCTACGCTTGGACAGAGGCCACAGGCACCGTGGGCACTGCAACAATGACATTCACCGAAAAAGGCCAAACCGCAAGCCCCACAGTCAAGGTTACCACCGCAGAAAACACTTCGGTAACCTTGACCTGCCCCACGGTCAAGGCAGTTGATTCCAAGGCTCCTGACTATACGAACCCTTAAGATAACGACCAAGTAACTCAATGGGGCGGACGCAAGTCCGCCTTTTTTTATCCTCTTATTTTTCTAGATTTGCGTCCCGGAGTCCTAGCTCCTAACCCCTAAATCCTAGCCCCTACCCCATGCTATTCGAACAAACCATTGCCCACCAGATTCCGAACTACACCCGCGAAGCCGATTCCCTCCGCGGGGAATCCCTTGCCATGCTGGATTACAAGGACGAGCTCCGCATCAAGGATGCCGCCATCCGGGAATTCTGGGACGTGAACCGCCTGGCCGGCAACCCCCAGAAGGTGGTGGCCAGCCCCATGCCCCGCGGTTACCGCACCACCAGCAAGAGGCGCGTGCACATGGAACCGGGCAACCTGCAGTTCGACCGTCAGAATTCCCTGCTGGAGCCCGACGAACACAACCGTATCTACGACTTTCTGTTCGAAAAGTTGATTACGCCGGCCTACAAGCCCCTGGCCTACGCCCTGAACTGGATTATCATTCGCGGCACCTACCAGTACCGGGTGGTGATTTTCAACATCAAGAAGATTGACGCCAGCATCGTGCGCAAGCTGAAGCTGATTGCCGACGCCCTGCAAAAATCGCCTTTCCACGTGACGGCGGCACACGCCTACGTAGATACCACCGAATCGGATTACTACCTGGAATCCAAACGCCCTACCGAAGGCCTGAACTTCAAGCAGCTTTACGGCCCGCGGGAACTTTCGCTCCCTCTCGGCAAGTTCAGCCTCCGCTACCCCGTGACCGGTTTCAGCCAGATTAACGAAAGCCAGATACACAACCTCATCAAGGCGGCGAGCCGCCTGCTCAGCCTCGGTAAAGAAGACCACTTTCTGGACCTGTACTGCGGTTACGGCCTGTTCAGCTTTGCCCTGGGCGAAGCCGCCAAGGACGTTTTGGGAGTGGAATGGGAAGGCCCTTCCATCGACTGCGCGAAGGCCTCGGCCAGGCACCTCAAAAAACCGTACCGTTTTATCGCCGGAAAGATTGACGAAGAATTTGTGCAGACAAGGCTTCCGCGACCCGTGCCGAACGAACCCGAAAAAATCCTGCTGGACCCGCCCCGAAAGGGCTGCGAACCGGGCGTAATCCACGCCCTTGCCATGCGAAAGCCCCTACGCATCGCCCACGTGTTCTGCGGCACCGACGAGATTCCCGCCTCCATCAAAGAATGGGAACGCTACGGCTACCGCGTGCGTGAAGTGCAGCCCCTGGACCTGTTCCCCGGAACGCCGCACCTGGAAACCATCATAATGCTGGAACGAAAGTAGACGAGAGAACGCCCTGCGGGCTACAGACGAGAGACGAGAGATTATAAGAAGACGTCATTAGATTTCGGCTCAATGGCCGAAATGACGCATAAGAAGAATCAAGGCATATATGTCTAACGAAAATGTGACAATCAAAACAGCCGACAAGAAGCCCGCGCTCTGGACCCGGAACTTCGTGACGGTGGCCGCCGCGAACTTTTTGCTGTTCTTCAGTTTTTACCAGCTGTTGCCGATTCTGCCTCTCTACATTATCGAAAAATTCCAGACCGACAACGCCACCGCAGGTTTCATCATCTCCCTTTACACCATCGGGGCTTTGGCCTGCAGGCCCTTCGCCGGATTTTTGGTGGATACCCTCAGCCGTAAGCCTCTGTACTTTTGGACATTCTTCGCCTTTACCGCGTGCTTTCTGGGCTACAAGACGGTGGCCTTCTTGCCCATCCTTGCCGCTGTGCGTTTTGCCCACGGACTTTTCTTCGGGATTTCCAGCACGGCGAGCAACACCGTGGCTATCGACGCCCTGCCCGCAAGCCGTCGCGGTGAAGGTATCGGCTACTTCGGCATCAGCGTGAACCTGGCTTTCGCCACAGGCCCCATGACCGGCATGTTCCTGTACGAAGCATTCGGTGATACCATCGTGTTTATCATTTCCATCGCATTGTGCGTCATCGGCCTTGTCCTGGTGCAGACTTTAAACGTTCCCCGCAAGGAGAAAAAGCCCCACGCGCCCCTTTCGCTGGACCGGTTTTTCTTGACCCGCGCCGTCCCGCAGTTTGCAAACTTTATCTTCGTGGGTTTTGCCTACGGGCCCGTGACCAACTACATCGCACTCTACGCCCAGGAGCTGGGCATCGGCGGCTCCGGCTGGTTCTACGCCCTGATTGCGGCGGGCCTTATTTTGAACCGGGTGATGACGGGGCGGCTCATCGACAAGGGCTACCTGATTCACCTGGTGGGTACGGGCATGACCCTGAACGTGGTGGCCTACTTTATCTTGGCCTTTAGCCACTCCCCCATCACCTTCTTTGTGGCGGCATTCCTGATTGGCACAAGCCTCGGGCTTATATTCCCGGGGTATCAGACCATGTGCGTGAACCTGGCACGCCACGACCAGCGGGGTACCGCCAACAGCACCTACCTCTCCGGCTGGGATATCGGCATTGGGGCAGGTATTTTGGCGGGTGGCTCCATGGCGGGACATTTCGGCAACCACCAGCCCGTATTCTTGGCCTGCGCCGTGGCGCTGGTGATTGCGGACATACTCTACTTCTCCTGGACTTCAAGGCATTACTTGAAGAACAAGCTAGAAGGGTAAACTATCTTTTCTCCCATGAAACCCTGGAAACTGCTCAAGACAGAATACCTGGTAGACGCCCCCTGGCTGAAAGTGGCCAAGGAGACCTGCGAACTGCCGAACGGAAAGGTCATTGACGATTTTTACACGCTTTGGCAGCCGGACTGGGTGCTGATTCTCGCCCGTACCGCCCAGGGCAAGTGGGTTATGACGGAACAATACCGCCACGGCACCGGAAAAATCGCCCTGGAGTTCCCTGCAGGAATCATCGACAAGGGCGAAACGCCGGAGCAGGCCGCCCTCCGGGAACTGCAGGAAGAATGCGGGTATGTGTTAGATGAGAGCAGATCCCCGGTCAAGCCGGGGATGACAAAGTGTGGCGCCAAAAACGAAAATAAGTCAGTCAGTGATTGCCACGAGGCTTCGCTTCTCGCAATGACAAAGTTCATCGGCACTTTCCCGGTGAACCCGGACAGACATCGCGGTGTATTTCACGTGGTGTTCATCGATGGAGTGGTCAAGGGCGGAAACACCCACTTTGACAGCACCGAAGAAATCGAATCTCTGGAACTTTCCGACCAGGAACTGCAGGCGAAAATGGCCGACGGCACCTTCTGCCACCCGCTACAGAAGGCGGGTTATTTGAAATACAGACTAATCAAAAAATAAGGGAGATTCCCGCCTTCGCGGGAATGACATAAACGCTATCCTCGAGTCAAGCGGATCAGGAACTTGAAGGTTCCTCGGTCACCACCATCGTTGGCAGCGCCGTCTTCGACAAAGGCGTGTAAAGAAAAGGCGAAAGCCACACCTAAGGACCAGGTTTCGCTCACCCACCAGTCCTTGCCCACTTCGTACTGCGTGAAGGCGGAAGCCACATCGATATCGCCATCGTCATCTCCGGATACCGCCAAAAAGGCATCCATGCCGCTGGAAAAGCCCACATAAAAGCCGTTCATCACGGAGCGGGGATTCCGGAAGGGATACACCATAAACCCAAGGCCCAAAGAGAAAGAAAAAGCATAACTGTCCAAGGATTTCTTTTCATCCGTGTTATACTTCGGGAGACTGATTCCAAAAAGATTTATGCCTTCGCTGTAGGATTTTTCGGTGTAATGATAGTCGGTTTCTCCGGAATAGGTCGCCAGTTCAAACCGGGAATGTAGCACGATTAAATTGGCAATGGACTTTCCGAACTTGAAATCAAAAAGAGGTGCAGACCAGCCCGAAAATTCCCGACTTGTGTTTTCTTCCCAGCTTCCGTCCGAATCTTCCTGGTAAGCCTTCAAATTCGTATAGGCCACGCCTGTCCCTGCACTAAAGAAAAATCCACGGTGCTCGTAGGGCGGCCGCGTCTTTTGGGGCTTGGTCTCTTGCCCCCACGAAGTCACTACAAGCAGAGCGACGATCGCTAATATCTTAAAGAACTTCATTAGCGACTATCCCCGAGTAAGCCTAAACGAAAGGGATATCACATTATCGTCATCGTGGGAGTCCACCGTATTCCAGACCAGGCCAGTCCGGGCATAGCCAAGGCTCACACCAATGGACAAGTGGTCATTCATCCACCAGTCTTTGCCCAATTCCACCTGGAACGCTGTTCCCGAATTGAAACTGACATCACGGGAGCCTCCGTTGATCAGAGTTACAAACGCAGCATAACCAACGGAACCTCCCACAAAGAATCCGTTCAGGGCCGAATTCTTGTCGCGGAAAGGATAAATCGTGGAACCGAAACCGATGTAGGTCCTGAAATTATAGCCGTCAGAGGATTCCATCTCCTTGGTTTCGTCTTCGGTCACCTGCGCGGGGCATTTTTCATTGGCATCACAAAACACGCGGTATTCCCGGTAACCGTAATCCATTGTTCCCGTAAAGAATCCCAGATTGAAAACCGTATGGAAGGCTATCAGGTTGGCTAAAGCCGTACCGAACTTGAATTCAAAGACGGGGAATGTTCCGCCGTAGTACTCAAAATAATCGACATCGCGATTCCGGTAATCACTCCCGTAACCATCGTTGTAATGATCATGTTCTTCTTTGCTGTTCTTGTACCAGTTGTAGGCCGCTCCGAATGACACGCTGTTGTAAAACCCGCGATGCTCGCGAGGGGCGGGCTTGGCGACAGTCGGTTCCGAAGGCGCAGATTCAGACTGGGCAAAAACCAGGCCCGCCACCATCAAGACTATAATCTCAAACAATTTACTTTTCATAAAACTCCCCTTAAAAACGGCAGTAATATAGTAAATGAGTGGTGAGTGGTTAGGTTGTAGGTCGTAGGTATTAGGGTTGATGCGGTCGGCTCTAACCTCTTATTTACTATCTTTCCATACCATAAAAACCTTAATACGGACATTCACTATGAGCATCAAAGATTACCTCGCCGGCGCCAAACAGGCCGGTTCCGTCCAGAAGCTGATGACCCCGGGCCTCGCCGTGGAATTTATCCAGCCCTGGTACACCCCGCTTTCTACGACTCCTTCTACCACGGGTATTGCTGTCGGCGGTATCGGCTCCACATTCACCGCCACGCCTGCTGGCACCACACCCGTGATGAACGTGATGCCTGGCGTGCAGGTCCGCACCGAAAAGTCCGCTGACCTCCGCTTCAACAACTTCTTCTTCAAGGAAGCGGTCTTAAACGCGAAGGCCGCCCTTGTGATTGGCAACTTCGCCGCA harbors:
- a CDS encoding NUDIX hydrolase: MKPWKLLKTEYLVDAPWLKVAKETCELPNGKVIDDFYTLWQPDWVLILARTAQGKWVMTEQYRHGTGKIALEFPAGIIDKGETPEQAALRELQEECGYVLDESRSPVKPGMTKCGAKNENKSVSDCHEASLLAMTKFIGTFPVNPDRHRGVFHVVFIDGVVKGGNTHFDSTEEIESLELSDQELQAKMADGTFCHPLQKAGYLKYRLIKK
- a CDS encoding MFS transporter, whose amino-acid sequence is MSNENVTIKTADKKPALWTRNFVTVAAANFLLFFSFYQLLPILPLYIIEKFQTDNATAGFIISLYTIGALACRPFAGFLVDTLSRKPLYFWTFFAFTACFLGYKTVAFLPILAAVRFAHGLFFGISSTASNTVAIDALPASRRGEGIGYFGISVNLAFATGPMTGMFLYEAFGDTIVFIISIALCVIGLVLVQTLNVPRKEKKPHAPLSLDRFFLTRAVPQFANFIFVGFAYGPVTNYIALYAQELGIGGSGWFYALIAAGLILNRVMTGRLIDKGYLIHLVGTGMTLNVVAYFILAFSHSPITFFVAAFLIGTSLGLIFPGYQTMCVNLARHDQRGTANSTYLSGWDIGIGAGILAGGSMAGHFGNHQPVFLACAVALVIADILYFSWTSRHYLKNKLEG
- a CDS encoding class I SAM-dependent RNA methyltransferase; the encoded protein is MLFEQTIAHQIPNYTREADSLRGESLAMLDYKDELRIKDAAIREFWDVNRLAGNPQKVVASPMPRGYRTTSKRRVHMEPGNLQFDRQNSLLEPDEHNRIYDFLFEKLITPAYKPLAYALNWIIIRGTYQYRVVIFNIKKIDASIVRKLKLIADALQKSPFHVTAAHAYVDTTESDYYLESKRPTEGLNFKQLYGPRELSLPLGKFSLRYPVTGFSQINESQIHNLIKAASRLLSLGKEDHFLDLYCGYGLFSFALGEAAKDVLGVEWEGPSIDCAKASARHLKKPYRFIAGKIDEEFVQTRLPRPVPNEPEKILLDPPRKGCEPGVIHALAMRKPLRIAHVFCGTDEIPASIKEWERYGYRVREVQPLDLFPGTPHLETIIMLERK